From Salvelinus namaycush isolate Seneca chromosome 9, SaNama_1.0, whole genome shotgun sequence:
GAAATATCTCTATCTCTATGAGTTACCCATACTTGCTACAGTGGCACGCTATTGACATTAATGCATGCGACTTAAGCTGCATTCAACataactgggaactctgaaaaatatgaggtcaaatcatgacgtcagtgatattTAGCTCGGAAATGCGGatctctagaaagaggcccatgTTCcagagttggaattccgagttggatgaacaTTTTTATCGCTTTTCCAAGttggagttcccagttgttttgaacacactGAAGACAGAAGTCGgcgatttccgagttcccagttgctTTGAGCGCGGCATCAGCACCAGGAAAGGGATTTACGTCTTGATCAGACGTGGGAGCTTCACAGACGTGATTAGTTTGGATTTCAGAACACATTGCAACACTTCTGTTTTGAACACAGCTCTCCTTATTAAAGCACAATTACGTCATTTCCACGTGCCTCTAACTGCAGACACAGAGTATGGGAAACTTTCGTAGAATACTTCTTACTCAGTTACTAACCTTCCATTATATTTGGGGTAAGATAAACTTGCCAGTTACATATTTGCACATGTGTTTTATTGGTATTCGTCATGTTGCATTGGTGGCGCGTGCAACGTCATTGCCATCGCCCGATTAGCAGCTGTTTTATGACGTGAGGCCCACATTTATTGCAGTTGCATTAGCTAGTTAACAGATTAACGGGTTAGCGTCGATGTAAAAACTATTTTGGTTGCATTGAAGCTAGCCAATGTTATGCTCAATTAGGCACTGTTTTGCATAGCACAGAGATTTTTCGAACAACCTTAACATGGCTTTACTATCTTCGTTCTCGATTCGGCCAAACATGCATATTCTAAAATGTGTCCAGCTGCAGGTGGTTCGTTTGAATTAAGAATTCCTTTTTCTAcatgaagtaatccaacaatgGGTACACTAATACTTATTTGGTATCATAGCGTCCACACATTTTGTTTGTgcatgctgccacctactgtgcgGTAGTGTGGTTAGTTACGTTTTTGATAAATAaaatagggagggagggacacaTTGCACCACCAACtaaacccacacaaacacacacacacattgttttaATACAAATTCAAAACCCCTGTACCGCAGACACACTTAAAACGCCACCAGAATAATCACTCGTTTCAAAGGCGCCCTGCTGTTGTCCCTAGTCATGTGACGTGAAGTGCCCGCTCCCTCTGAATGACTTCGCTATCTTCACCGATTTTAACAGTACCTAACTTATTTTCTACCCAGCCTGAAACTACATATGGATCGGATTTGGAGATTTGCACCACACCTGCCACCACAGGTAATTCATCCTCACTCTCATCAGGTTGAATTTCTGAGACTGCAGAATATGGTTTGAGCACCTCCTCCcaactgcccactgcactgaagctaggaaacactgtcaccaccgataaatataCGGTAATCGCATTTCAATAACcattttctacggctggccatgctttccacctggatacccctaccccggtcaacagctctgcacccaccacagcaacttgcccattcctcccccatttctccttcacccaaatccagatagctgatgttctgaaagagctgcaaaatctggacccctacaaatcagctgggctagacaatctggaccctctctaaaattatccgtttaattgttgcaaccccttttactagcctgttcaacctctttcgtattgtctgagatccctaaagattggaaagctgccgcggtcatcccccccTTCAAAGGGGGCGACActttagacccaaactgttacagacctatatctatcctaccctgcctttctaaagtcttcgaaagccaagataacagatcaccgaccatttcgaatcccaccgtactttctccgctatgcaatctggtttccgagcgggtcatggatgcacctcagccacgctcaaggtcctaaacgatgtCATAACTGCCATCGCTAaaagccgtcttcatcgacctggccaaggctttcgactctgtcaatcaccacattcttatcagcagactcaacagccttggtttctcaaatgactgcctcgcctggttcaccaactacttctctgagttcagtgtgtcaaatcggaggtcaTGTTGTCCGGGcctttggcagtctctatggggatgccacagggttcaattctcgggccgactctcttctctgtatacttcaatgatgtcgctcttgctgctggtgattctctgatccacctttaTGTAAACTACACCATTTTGTCTACTCCTGGCCctttggacattgtgttaacaaacctccagaagagcttcaatgccatacaacactccttccgtggcctccaactgctcttaaatgctagtaaaactaaatgcatgctcttcaaccgatcgccaccctcccgcctagcatcactactctgggcggctctgacttagaataatgtggacaactacaaatacctaggtgtctggttaactgtaaactctccttccagactcacattaagcatctccaatccaaaatgaagtctagaatcggcttcctatttcacaacaaagcatccttcactcatgctgccaaacatacccttgtaaaactgactatcctaccgatccttgacttcggcgatgtcatttacaaaataccctccaacactctactcagcaaattggatgtagtctaccacagtgccatccgttttgttaccaaagccccaaatactacaaaccactgcaacctgtatgctctcgttggctggccctcgcttcatattagATCATCAGGCTGCCTTTAGAGAATCCGTAggtgagcgagtaaactcccattgccatcaattctacttgctaacatgcaatcattggaaaatagaatggatgacctacgattattctaccaacgggacattaagaactgtaatatcttatgtttcactgagtcctggctgaacgacgacacggacaatatcatgacatacatgattagcttataacagtgaacctttttttgtgggatacacaaggcaattctaggtcttgtggcatattttggttaaactatccccaattcaatgaaattgcaaccctctgcatgcacagtgcattcttccatcatgTGCAGTGCGCTCTTCAATCACATGTACAGCCGATTCTCAAGATcctgcacactaatgagatgctattaagcccacactactacactgtctgagccaaggactaaaTGCGTTCTgttaagttttgattacaatactgggtggggtgaatatattttatatgacattatttttttgttaactagtaaatagtagcctacagcaaagtgtgtttaaatcatttctaacttttaacaatttctgctagttagtttttgctaccatgtggggtttagcttgcttgagcctgttAACTGAGGGGTGTTAATTCACCtatttccatacatgtttcattgaCTGTTTcaatgaatcagacaccttatcgatagcaacagctcatggtcctcctggaatcagacggGTATTTTtcactcaatggaggaacgtagtcagagaaatgctgatgaatgtcttgctcgagctgtgtatgcaaccgGTTCACCtctaatgctcacaggcaatgtgtattggaagagatttctgaatgttcttcgcccagcatacacccctccaaccagacatgctttatctactcatttgctggatgcagagttcaagtgaaggtcaagcaaatcatagagaaagcagactgtattgcaatcatctctgatgggtggtcgatagttcgtgggcaaggaataatgaactacatcatctccacccctcaaccagtattctacaagagcacagacacaagggactgttcgtgggcaaggaataattaactgcTTCTctacccctcaaccagtattccacaagagcacagacacaagggacaacagacacaccggtctcttcattgcagatgagctgaaggcagtcaaggttagccttccaacaggacaatgaccctaagcacacagcccagacaacgcaggagtgccttcgggacaagtctctgaatgtccttgagtggcccacccagacttgaatccgatctaacgtctctggagagacctgaaaatggctgtgcagcaatgctccccatccaacctgacagagatggagaggatctgcagagaagaatgggagaacctccccaaatacaggtgtgccaagcttgtagcgtcatacccaagaagactcaaggctgtaatcgctgcctaaggtgcttcaacaaagtactgagtaaaaggtctgaatacttatgtaatttgatagttcagttttttaaatatattttggcaaacgtttctaaaaacctgtttttgctttgtcattatggggtattgtgtgtagattgaggggggggggaaacaatttaatacattttagaataaggctgtaatgtagcaaaatgtggaaaaagtcgaggggtctaaatactttccgaagtaTTTTTAAtccattgtaaggctgcatgatgcgactgatttgaaaaaagtcgctttaaaggcatgagctctgcattgttttttgtgcaggctgcacacacttcatcagtctctcattcacaatttgacaagcacttgataatgcctagaatttcaGGGCAGCATCCCCTTAGTGttgccgtaatgcaccctaaaaaaatctgtctcttgcggccagtggccgttgtgccctacctttcactcacatggctctccattaTGTGAcaaggtctttctcacaggctaccaGTGAAGACAGACaaatcggggacgcaactgcatgcgtccttatccaattacaaggtgcatattgaagatattggaagaattgtccacatttacttttcgtcagccaacaagatgagtaggcctaacgaacagcaaaagcagtagcctatgtcaatctactatcccccatagtactaaagttgacctattctgtgcgagaaataaatattccaagcagtctgggacagttgtgggatgcggtAGATCCCAAgtgaatacaaccactagcatccccCAAACTTTTTTTTACGCAGTGTGGCTGACgtaacagatcagaacatttgttgataaactattaggctctTTCTTcacataagcgcagcaatgcacacatggtagtaggctatacgtgcaaatgttccattagcggaaacaccattatcaaaagtgaccgcaaatgcaattatgcatgtaatgcttttattatgaAGGTGCatgtttatggtgaaaatgatcttccccaaacttgaaactcacaccctgcttatgtatgccagttaggctctacaccccttgtaaagcggattaatgttcCTAATTTTAacaagttatttggccactttagttgtgattcaAAACAGATAGGCGTATGGGCTTGGCAACATCAGGTGTGAGACTATGATTCAATAAAGTTGCAAAAAAAAGGCATtatttcttatgctgggcatcattcacaagtgataatctAATAgtgtcacccatcagactgttcttgatttaatcttgtctttccATATACTAAATCATGTGTAAAATGTTTTGATTttgaatggaccattatcatgcagtGGGGAAAAATGCATGTCATCTATAcacttaaatagtgaatggaggatgcttttcaggtggttaattttcatgccagccaggtaggctgtaCTACTGTTGCAAATATAAGCAATgcgcttaatattaggaaagttcagaaataaatatagtaggcctagcctattgaaagctgatgggatcctctttttagtaaaaatctaattgtatttgtcacgtgctgaatacaacaataccttacagtgaaatgcttacttacaatgttttaagaaaaaaaagtgttatgttAAAAATAGAAAATAAGAGGCAATCACTGTTTTTTTCACGCAATTGCAGAGCCTATAATAATGTTGCGCAACATGCTCCTGGACTCATGAAGTgttttgatttagatttttgATCACATTTGCATTTGtcagtgattagagggacaatagagtgctgagttcCAGGCAGTTAGCTAGTTTGGTAGGCCTCTAATGACTCGTGACAGCAgatgtggcggtaatatggtcaccgcaacagccctaggtctaaatactttccgaatgcattgtacacacaagtaggtcacatgggggagaggcattgtgccatgaggtgttgcttattattatttttttgaaaccaggtttgctggtCACTTCCTCTATgtaagatggaagggagttccatgcactcatggctctgtataatactgtacgtttccttgaatttgttctggacctggggactgtgaaaagaccccaggtagcatgtctggtggggtaagtgtgtgtcagtgctgtgtgaaAGTTGaatatgcaaacaatttggaatttacaacacattcatgtttcttataaaaacaataacacatgCTTTGTTAAATGCCAggggcaggtcattggtaaaaatataaaagagtagagggcctagagagctgccctgcggtacaccacacgtTACATGTTTGacagagaagcttccattaaagaaaaccctcctGAGTTCTATTATattgccatatcgtggattcagagcggaggttgaaaagccataacacaagttcTCAACAGGTTATGCAGTAATATGTCAAACATTTTAAAGCAAGTATTTTCATAACATGCGCCATCAAGTGCAGCTCTGCACTTGATAGCACGTTATGAAAACATAATACATGCTGTAAAATGTTTGACATGCTACTGCACTGTAGGGACTACCCCAAATTGAAGTCATTCATTCAACGTTTCTGTAGCCACTTCGTTTTTCATTTTCTGTAGAGTGAGTAGCCTCTAAGTATATAATATTCAAAATGCATTTATTCATTTGTAGGCACTCTAGGTAACACCCTGCCGACCTGTGAACAGTTCAAGTGCAGGAATGGGAGATGTATCCTCGGCCTCTGGGTGTGTGACAGGGACGGCGATTGTGAGGATGGCAGTGATGAATTCTGCAGCAGGGAGTGACAGTGGAGGGGTTTTTACCTTATTAAAGACCATTGGATcggggggcctcccgggtggcgcagtggtctagggcactgcatcgcagtgctagctgcgccaccagagtctctgggttcgcgcccaggctctgtcgcagccggccgcgaccgggaggtccgtggggcgacgcacaattggcatagcgtcgtccgggttagggagggtttggccggtagggatatccttgtctcatcgcgctccagcgactcctgtggcgggccgggcgcagtgcgcgctaaccaagggggccaggtacacggtgtttcctccgacacattggtgcggctggcttccgggttggaggcgcgctgtgttaagaagcagtgcggcttggttgggttgtgcttcggaggacgcatggctttcgaccttcgtctctcccgagcccgtacgggagttgtagcaatgagacaagatagtaattactagcgattggataccacgaaaattggggagaaaatgggataaaaaataaaataaaaaataagaccATTGGATCATAGGGGAGACTGAATGTCACAGTACAGCATGTAACTGTACTAACTTGATAGCGTCCAGTAACGGGGATGTCAAAGTCCAGGGTTTGAGTTTGCTGATTTTAATACGTGGCCATATCAGTTGTGACATTTCTGCTGGAGCATACTGCAGGTCTGTACACCTGTGTCATCACTGTACCATCTGGATCAGGTTCACTagacaccaaacagaccaaaaCGGGGAGAGACTACATGAACTTGTCAAATAAGAAATGCTCTTTTTTGTTTTCcattccaaaatgttttgctaccgtGCACTATGAATATGATCCAGATCACATGTATATAAAATGTATTGAGAGGTAATAATTGCATATGACAATTTTGTAATTGTGACAAGATATTCTTATTTTGGCTGTGTTTCAGGGGAGTGGACCTGCCCAGGGTTTCTGTGTACAGATGGAGGTTGCATTTCCCAGAGTGCTCTTTGTGACTGCACCGCGGACTGTCATGACGGCTCTGACGAATTCGAGGATACCTGTGGTAAGAGCTAAGGGAAAGAGAATACCTCTGCCACCTGGGTTGGGCTCAAGTTACACATGCTCAACGTCAGTGTATGAACGAAGTGCACATTTCTTCATCAATCCAATTTTAAGAGCCTCTTTCATAATCTTAAACACTATGGGCCACATTCACTAAGCCGTTGCACAAATGAAACATTTGCTTAAATTCCAGAGGGATTTAAGCATTACAGTAATCAGAAAAAGTTTACAAAAGGAAAAATGACCCCATCGGAAAGTTAGTCAGTTTAATGTGATCATTTATTTGTATTCCCCTCTGAAAATAATAGATGCAGACTTTATAAAAATGTAGTAAGTCCCTTTTTATTTAAAGTACATGACCACTAATTGCCCTCTGGGCTTCCATCTTTCCCAGGTTTGCTCCAATGTAAGAAGGATGACTTTGCCTGTGGCAGTAGGCGATGTGTATCCCTCTTCCGCTGTGATGGCACTGACGACTGTGGATAAGAACTGTCATAAGTCATATCCTGTCATAAGAACTGTACAGCCGAGTCCTTCCTCTGTGAGCAGACAGGGAGCTGCGTTGCCAGGCAACTGCCCCGCTGGGCAGGATGTGGGTCCCGACGCATGTCCCTCTGGCCAGACCCGGGCCCCTCACACTTGCTTCAGCTCTGAGTTCAGTTGTGGGGACGGCCAATGTATGCCTCACTCCTGGAGGTGTGACCACTCGCCGGACTGTGCTGACGCGAGCGACGAGGACGACTGTGGTGAGAACTATTGACACTTTATTACATCTATATCATTAGGCAGAAAACGGAAGAatacagactgaaacagggaccCCCTGGACTTGTCTAATTTGAACACAACCATGCTCTGCTGCTCTCATCCTCATAGACCAGCAGAGGGCAAAAGAACTTCACTCCTACTTGTTCCTTTTACAGACACAGTGGACCTATGATTATTTCCTTTAATTATGGTTTCAGTAATTCAATAAATAGTAagaattcagtgtgtgtgtgtatatatagcacATATGAACACATGCTATAGTAAAACAGTGATCTCTTTACGGCTcttctggacggctctgacttagaatacgtggacaactacaaatacctaggtgtctggttagactgtaaactctccttccagactcacattaagcatctccaatccaaaattaattctagaatcggcatcctatatcgcaacaaagcatccttcactcatgctgccaaacataacctcgtaaaactgaccatcctatcgatcctcgacttcggtgatgtcatctataaaatagcctccaacactctactcaacaaactggatgcagtctatcacagtgccatccgttttgtcaaagccccatacactacccaccattgcgacctgtacgctctcgttggttggccctagcttcatactcgtcgccaaacccactggctacaggttatctacaagtctctgctaggtaaagccctgccttatctcagctcactggtcaccatagcagcacccactcgtagcacgcgctccagcaggtatatctcactggtccccaaagccaattcctcctttggtcatctttccttccagttctctgctgccaatgactggaataaactgcaaaaatctctgaagctggaaacacttatctccctcactagctttaagcaccagctgtcagagcagctcacatattactgcacctgtacatagcccatctataatttagcccaaacaactacctcttcccctactgtatttatttattttgctcctttgcaccccattatttctatttatactttgcacattcttccaaatctaccattccagtgttttacttgctatattgtatttacctcgccaccatggtctttttttgcctttacctcccttatctcacctcatttgctcacattgtatatagacttatttttctactgtattattgactgtatgttttgtttattccatgtgtaactctgtgttgttgtatgtgtcgaattggtATGCTTTATTCTGGCCAGGTCGCAGTAGCAtatgataacttgttctcaactagcctacatggttaaataaaggtgaaataaaaataaaatataccctgactgcttgcacggaacgcaagagaagtgacaatttccctagttataagaaattcatgttagcaggcaatattaactaaatatgcaggtttaaaaatatatacttgtgtattgattttaaagaaaggcattgatgtttatggttaggtacattggtgcaacgacagtgcttttttcgcaaatgcgcttgttaaatcatcacccgtttgtcgaagtaggctgtAAGCACttcaatgagaaattaacaggcaccgcatcttATGCAATTCACGacatgctagataaactagtaatatcatcaaccatgtgtagttaactagtgattatgttaagattgattgttttttataagataagtttaatgctagctagcaacttatcttggctttttgctgccctcgcgtaacaggtagtcagccttccacgcaggctcctcgtggagtgcaatgtaaggcaggtggttagagcgttggactagtaaccggaaggttacaaaaacgaatccccgagctgacaaggtaaaaatctgtcgttctgtacctgaacaaggcagttaacccaccgttcctaggccgtcattgaaaataagaatgtgttcttaactgacttgcctagttaaataaaggtgtaaacattttttttaccgattgttatgaaaacttgaaatcggccattccgattaatcggtcgacctctacctgaggtagagtatctcatgataagctgtataccacactatttaccaagagttttcactttcactttcttctccaacactttgttttttcaTCTATATCGtggccgtctatttaccaccacaaaccaatgctggcacgaagaccgcactcaatgagctgttttTAGaacataagcaaacaggaaacgcTCATCCTGAGACGGCGCTCCTATTgaccagggactttaatgcagggaaacttacatccgttttacctcatttctaccagcatgtaacTATGCAAccaaaggaagaaaaaaaacctcaaccacctttgctccacacacagagactcgtacaaagctctccctcgccctccatttggcaaatctgaccataattctatcctcctgtttACAAGCataaactaaagcaggaagcaccagtgactcggtcaataaacaAGTGATCAGATGACGCAggtgctaagctacaggactgttttgctagcacagactggaatatgttccgggattcttccgatggcattgaggagtacaccacatcagtcactggcttcatcaataagtacatcgatgacgtcgtccccacagtgaccgtacgtacatacccataagccatggattacaggcaactgAGCTAAAGcatagagctgccgctttcaaggagcgggactctaacccggacgcctATAAGAAagcccgctatgccctccgacgaaccatcaaacagtcagtcaatacaggactaagattgaatcgtattacaccggctctgatgctcgtcggatgtggcagggctggcAAACTATAAGACTTCCaatggaagcacagccgcgagctgcccagtgacacgagccaaatgtcttctatgctcgcttcgaggctagcaacactgaagcatgcatgagagcgtcAGCTGTtcccgacccgtagcactcacaccTGTAGCCACGAAGagcattgaaaggctggtcatggctcacgtcaacaccattatcccagaaaccctagacccactccaatttgcataccgccccaacagatccacagatgatgcaatctctattccactccacactgccctttaccacctggacaaaaggaacacctatgtgagaatgctattcattgactacagctcagctcaggagcgccaagtctaggtccaaaagacttcttaacagcttctacaccaaagccataagactcctgaacagctaatcaaatggctacccagtctatttgcattgtccctatttgcactgctgctctttaattatttgtttctaTTTTTTTacctaacacttatttttcttacctgcattgttggttaagggcttgtaagtaagcatttcactgtaaggtctactacacctgttgtattcggtgtgtgtgacaaataacatttgatttgatttttgtttGCACCAGGACTTAGGGTACAATAAGTTCTTTGAATATTTTCCTTTTGGATCTGGGTCCTGTCAAATTGTAACCCAGCTCAAATATTTACCAACCCACCTGTCCAAGGTGGGGAATTTGCGCCACTTGACAGCTTCCTTTATCTAACAGGATTTTATGTGAATGTCAATGATCTACTGCAAGTAACTTTTTTCTGCCCTTGTGAATGTGTGCGGAACAGAGGGCTTGAACAAGGGGTGTGTTGAGCGAAGCAGTCATTTTTTGTGATCAGGGTTATTAATGTAGTTGACTATTTCTCTAGTGAATAGGAAGTATAAGAAATCCAACACCAGATCATGCAAGTTAGTCCATTAC
This genomic window contains:
- the LOC120053393 gene encoding very low-density lipoprotein receptor-like, translated to MEVAFPRVLFVTAPRTVMTALTNSRIPVVCSNVRRMTLPVAVGDVYPSSAVMALTTVDKNCHKSYPVIRTVQPSPSSVSRQGAALPGNCPAGQDVGPDACPSGQTRAPHTCFSSEFSCGDGQCMPHSWRCDHSPDCADASDEDDCVVLSMLLVGVALWWRDAFKPSRTLAFQDFSLKESQDPLIHCP